In uncultured Fibrobacter sp., the following proteins share a genomic window:
- a CDS encoding glycoside hydrolase family 5 protein: MKHILAKTALIALAGTLSATAATLPTAKEVQAKMGMGFNVGNSMEVPNNPTAWGNPYPTQALLDSVKAAGFNTVRIPCAWDSHTSGGKVTETWLDSVKTVVDYAMRAGLYTILNIHHEGEGGWFQSNIGTSVNQTIDNKMKTYWTQIANKFKDYNERLMFAGANEPGPNINTWTSQHVSTLMHYYQTFIDAVRATGGNNATRTLIIQGLNTDIDKSVANAPVTTFPKDNVEGRLMFEVHYYDPYQYTLMTSQQDWGASEPILPQYYYGDYTKAGEPKRNAGYNAWAGSVDSKLGSIVHPQEQFAKMKTNYVDKGYPVIVGEFGANVRSPELSGNDLNTHKQGRVQWHKDVVSAAKQYGLTPILWDMGNESNSSYDNMAYIRRQSSPVGKVLETDVINAMRSVYNLGNYNNTGVTHVEDFITGGNTTPASSSSVVASSSSVVVSSSSTPTTTIIAGLNSTVQFTRNGNMLYSNKPIRLFDINGNQIRSAKKSAGRAELSLAGLHQGVYLAKSANKTLLVDVK, translated from the coding sequence ATGAAGCATATTCTTGCCAAAACCGCCCTCATCGCCCTCGCAGGAACCCTTTCTGCGACCGCAGCGACACTCCCCACCGCCAAGGAAGTCCAAGCCAAAATGGGCATGGGTTTCAATGTCGGTAACTCGATGGAAGTGCCTAACAATCCCACGGCTTGGGGCAACCCCTACCCGACTCAGGCTTTGCTCGATTCCGTGAAGGCGGCAGGATTCAACACGGTCCGTATTCCCTGCGCCTGGGACAGCCACACCAGTGGCGGCAAGGTCACCGAAACCTGGCTTGACTCCGTGAAAACGGTGGTTGACTACGCCATGCGCGCAGGCCTCTACACGATTTTAAATATCCACCACGAAGGTGAAGGCGGTTGGTTCCAGAGCAACATCGGTACAAGCGTCAACCAGACGATTGACAACAAGATGAAGACTTACTGGACGCAGATTGCGAACAAGTTCAAGGATTACAATGAACGCTTGATGTTTGCAGGCGCCAACGAACCCGGCCCAAACATTAACACGTGGACATCGCAGCATGTATCCACGCTGATGCATTACTACCAGACGTTCATTGACGCAGTCCGCGCCACAGGCGGCAACAATGCCACCCGTACTCTGATTATTCAGGGTTTGAACACCGACATCGACAAGTCCGTCGCGAACGCCCCGGTGACAACCTTCCCGAAAGACAACGTTGAAGGCCGCCTGATGTTCGAAGTGCATTACTATGATCCGTACCAGTACACGCTTATGACAAGCCAGCAGGACTGGGGCGCAAGCGAACCCATTTTGCCGCAGTACTACTATGGCGACTACACCAAGGCCGGCGAACCCAAGCGCAACGCGGGCTACAACGCCTGGGCAGGCTCTGTGGATTCCAAGCTCGGAAGCATTGTGCACCCGCAAGAACAATTCGCCAAGATGAAGACGAACTACGTGGACAAGGGCTACCCGGTCATCGTAGGTGAATTCGGCGCCAACGTCCGCAGCCCGGAATTGAGCGGTAATGACCTGAACACCCATAAGCAGGGCCGCGTGCAGTGGCACAAAGACGTGGTGAGCGCCGCCAAGCAGTACGGGCTCACGCCGATTCTCTGGGACATGGGCAACGAAAGCAACTCCAGCTACGACAACATGGCCTACATCCGCCGTCAATCTTCGCCGGTGGGCAAGGTTCTTGAAACCGACGTCATCAACGCCATGCGCAGCGTATACAACCTCGGCAACTATAACAACACCGGCGTGACCCACGTAGAAGACTTTATCACCGGCGGAAACACCACGCCGGCATCCAGTTCGAGCGTCGTGGCTTCTAGCTCCAGCGTTGTGGTTTCCAGCTCCAGCACTCCCACGACGACAATCATCGCCGGCCTGAATTCTACGGTGCAGTTCACCCGCAACGGCAACATGCTTTATTCCAACAAGCCCATCCGCCTGTTCGACATCAACGGAAACCAGATTCGCTCGGCCAAAAAGAGCGCCGGACGAGCCGAACTTTCGCTCGCAGGGCTCCATCAGGGCGTTTACCTGGCCAAGAGCGCCAACAAGACGTTGCTTGTTGATGTGAAATAA